Within the Clostridium scatologenes genome, the region ACCAGCTTTTCCATACTGTGACCATATATCCCCCATAGGACAATAAGTAATTTCTAAATGGTTATTATTTGAATACTTCCAACCTGTTGAAGGCATATCCCTTACAGCAGAATATGTTGTTATATCATCTTCATCCAATCCTCTTTCATTTGCTTCAGCCTTCATAGCCTTTACCCTTGCTTCACCAAATTTATTTATTGCAGATGAAATTGCTTCACCTCCACTATCTTTCCCCATTCTTTCAACCATTTCATGTGCCATAAAATAATATAGTTCAGCCATAAGCTTTGCATATCTCACTTCAGGATTTTCACTACTTTTTAAATTACTCATTTTATTTCCCTCCACTTTATTTTTAGTTAACTCAACTTTCACTTAATATGATCATCTTGCTAAAATTCAATAGTTAAAAAAGAGGAATTAATAGCTATTTAGTAACTAAATCTTTTATTAATTTTTTTCCTTTTAAAGGTTCAAGAACAATTTCTTTATCATCCTCTACTATGTGTGTACATGCAAGAGCAGGCTTACCATTAATCATAAGTGTGCATCTTCCACAAATTCCATGGCCGCAAGTACTGTGTTTGTAATAACTAAGACTGCTGTCACAATGTTCCTGTATATAATCAAGAACATTCATTACAGTCCATTTTTCTTTAAAGACTACTGGAACATCAAAATAATCATAATGCTCACTGTTTTCTAATGTTGATTCAAATCGATATACTTTTACTCTCATTTCAAAACCTCCGATTGTAATAATTTTTGAATATAGTAATTTACGACATTCGTAATATTTTATTAAAAAAATTTGGACAAATTCAAATATATTAAAATTAAATATTTGAATTCATACCAAATCTTCCATTCTTATTTATATAGAACCTGCTAGTTTTTTAAGAAACTTAATAAGAAATTTTTTTTCTTCTTCACTTTCTGTTGCTTCTAAATATTTTCTAGCAACAGCATAGTCAAATTTCATATGTTCATCCTGAATATCTTTTCCTAAATCAGTAATTTCAAGATTAAAAGAACGTCTATCTTCTGCACTTATAACTCTTTTCAAAATCCCACGCTTTTCAAGACGATTTATAACACTTGTCAATGTACTATTAGGTATTTTTAATATATTTAATAAGTCTTTTATCTGTTTTCCTGGATTTTCTGTTACTACTCTTAAAACCCTAAAATCAACCATTGATATTCCTTTAGTTTTATCTGAGTACTCGTTCATAAAATTGCTGCTCATCATTTTATATATAAGTTCATGTATAGCAGCATCAACAATTTTAACATCTTCATCATTTATCATGGTGTATTTTTTCCTTATTTCGTAATATTTTGATCACGTAATAATATTAAAGCAATTCATAAAATTTGTCAAGGAAATTATTCCATTTCATGATAATTATTATCTAGTTTATATATATTTCAGCTATTTTAATAATGTCTTATGGCACAGCCTGCAAAAAATAATAAGTCATTTTAAGGCATTTTTTTAAAATAGAAATCAACTACTTTTTAAACTAAACATATTAGACAAACGGCGGGCTACGCCTTAATTTTAAGTGTTATAAATATGATTATGTCTTACTAAAATTACCTATAATAATATAATTATATGTGTACACTTGAAATTCAAACTTCCACTGTACCCTTACGTCGCATTATACTTATTATATTAATCTACTATGCTGAAAAAACTTTAGGCATAACTTCATCAAAATTTTGATGTAAAAGAGATTCCAATTGATCATCATCAACCATTAACATAGCATTTTCTTTAGAAATAATACCTTCTTTTACCATATCAACAGCAATTTTCAGTGCAGCCTTAGCTGTTCTCTTACCATTTCTTGTTTGAAGAAAATATAGTTTTCCCTGTTCAATGGTAAACTCTATGTCCTGCATATCCTTGTAATGTCTTTCTAATCTTTCTGATATATTTATAAACTCTTCATAACAATCTGGTAACTCATCCTTCAATCTTGATATTTCATGAGGAGTTCTTACTCCAGCTACCACATCTTCTCCTTGTGAATTTATTAAATATTCACCAAATATATGCTTTTCTCCAGTACATGGATTTCTTGTAAATGCAACACCTGTTCCTGATGTTTTGCCCATATTTCCAAATACCATTGCTTGAATATTAACAGCTGTTCCCCATTCCGTTGGAATGTTATTTAATCTTCTATACACCATTGCTCTTGGATTATACCAAGATCTAAATACAGCTTTTATTCCCTCTTGTAGTTGTTCTTTAGGATCTTGTGGAAATTCCCTTCCAATTTCTTTTCTATATAAATCTTTGTACTTTTCCACTATTTTTTTTAAATCATATGAATCTAAATCATTATCAAATTTAATTTTTTTCTTTTCCTTTACTTCATCAAGAATATCCTGAAATTTTATCTTTTCTATTTTCATGACAATATCAGAAAACATTTGAATAAATCTTCTATAGGTATCGTATGCAAACTTTTCATTATTAGTTAAATTACTTAAAGCCTTCACGGTTTCATCATTTAAGCCTAAGTTTAATATAGTATCCATTATTCCAGGCATAGAAACTCTAGCTCCAGATCTTACTGAAACAATTAATGGATTATCTTTACTTCCAAATTTTTTACCAGTTAATCCTTCAACTTTAGTTAATGCTCTATTTATCTGAGCTATCATTTCTTGAGATAAGCTTTTACCATCTTTATAGTATTTTGCACAAGCTTCTGTAGATAGTGTAAAACCTTCTGGAACAGGTATTCCTAAATTTATCATTTCAGCAATGTTAGCACCTTTTCCACCAAGCAGATTCTTCATCTTTGCATTTCCTTCATGAAAAAGGTATACATATTTTTTGTATTCCATAAAACAGCACTCCTCTTGATGTAAACGTTTCAATATGTAATGTTTTCCAATCATTATATGACATATATTATATAATATTTAATATATACTTTTCAATATATAGTGTATGCTACTTATACTATACTATGAATTATTTTGTGTGCATCTATTGTCGTTCCCACAAAATTCCAAATTTAATTTATCACAAAACTTTCATAAAAATAAAGGTAAACTTTCTAAATTAAAAGTTTTACCTGTTTCTAATCTATTTTTTATGTTTTGCAATTTTGGAAAGTCTATTCTCTAAAATTTCATCAAAATATTTACTTATTATAAATTTCTTAATCTAGAAAGTAAAAAATCATAAGCTTCATTAAAATAAAAATCTATCTACAAATATTTTTATTAACAACATCTAATATAGTTTTATTATCAATTATAACTCTTGGAATTTTAATTTGATTCTTAGATATTCCTTTATTGAATAAAGCTTCTCTTACCAAATTAAATGTATTTGGTTTTAAAAGTATTACCTTTAGTTTATCCAATCTTCTATTGTTTCTAGCTCTATCATAAGCTAAATTTGACTTTCTAAGTTCACTGTCTAAAGTTTTTTCTATTAACTTAACTTTATAATCAGGAATAAAATCTTCAAATTCAAAATAAAAAATGTACTTTCCAGGAGTAACTGAATTATCAGGTATTGTGCTATAATCAACTAAGTTCAAATTTAAATTTCTCATGGTATTTCTTATTGAATTTGCTAAATGTCCTTCATTGGTCTTTTCTGCTGACATATTAAGTACTTGATTTTTTCTATATAAAAATTCAACCTCTGGACAATTATTATAAAAACCAACTACCTTAATAACATCACCTATTCTATATCTATAAAACCCTGCATAATTAGTGATCACTATCTCATATTTTTTCCCTATTTTTAATTCATCTAAGCAAAAGGTATGATTAATATTTGATTTTCCATTTTCAACTAAAATAAATTCATAAAAAACAGTATCTGGAATAATTATATATCGTATTTTATTTACATAAGGATTAATTCCAATCATAGCTTCAGTGGCAGCATAACCTGGAGAATAGATAGTGAGTGAATTAGTGTAATAATTTACTTTTTCATCATATATAGAGAAATTTGCTCCAGTTACTGTTATAATATATAACAAATCAGGCCATATTCTTTTGCTTATACCCTTAAAACCTTTCTTGAACTCACATTCTAACTGATACGCCCTACCTGCATTAGGTGAAAGAAGTTTATTTAATTTCCACCTAGTATTTTCATCAATATCCAAATTATTACTTATACGTCCCCTTCTTATATCTCTTACTAAACTTTCGTATTTACTTTCTAATACCCTAAACAAATCCAATATATTAGAAATAAAAACTCCGCCTATATACAAAAGTCCAACTTCTCTTAATGCAAATAGCAAATGAAGGTACAGAGCAGTTTCTCTATCTTTTATTTTCATTACCTCTATTGGTGAAGTGTATAAATAAGGCAATATACGTTTTATACCATTCATTCCTCCAGAAGTAGCAGAACATATAGGAATTCCTGACTTAGTGTATGTTGTCATGACCATATCAGCTATCATTAACCCTTTCCCATAATTCCAATTTTCTTTAAAGTTATCATAGGAATATTTATTAATAAGCAGTGCCATATACTTTGATGCAATCTTTCTGCTTCTTTTAGTTACAGGAATTAACTTTTGTTTACCTGTAGTTCCAGAGGTATGGCCAAAGTATTCAATATCATCACCTATCAAAACCTTTTTGTCCCCATTTGCCATTCGTTCTATATAGTTTTCATAATATGGATATTCTGTTAATGGAACTTGCGTTTTAAACCTATCTATAGACTTGATATTCTTAAACTCAAGCCTAATTCCAATTTCACTTTTGCAATTTAACTTTAATATTTTAAATAATACTTTTTCATTTACTTCTCTAGAATTTTTAGTCTCTTTATCAAAATTCCTCTTAACTGCTCCTCCACCTTCTATGGAAATTTTATATAGTATTTTGCTTATTATACTCGTAATAATGCCCTCCCTAATCATTTTCCTATAATTAATATATGAAAAAATTAAAATGTTGTTATTTTATAATTTTAATTAATAATTACTATTGACAAAGTTTAATTTTCATGATAAATTTAAATCACAGAATAATTGTATGCAATTTAATTGTATGCAAAATAATTTTATAAAATATTTTTATTGGAATAAAAGGAGGAAAAATTTATGTCAATTTATGATTACAAAGTTATAGGAATAGATGGAGAGGAAATATCTCTTGAAAAATATAAAGGAAAGGTATTAATAATAGCAAATACTGCAAGCAAATGTGGATTTACACCTCAATATGCAGACTTAGAAAAACTTTATAACGAATATAATAAGCAAGGTCTTGAAATATTGGGTTTTCCTTGCAATCAATTTGCTGGACAGGAGCCTGGAAATAATAAAGAAGTTAAAAACTTCTGTCAGCTTAACTATGGTGTATCATTCCCACTATTTGAAAAAATAAATGTACGAGGTGCTTCAGCACATCCTTTATTTAAATACTTAAGTGAAGAAATTCCTTTTAAAGGCTTAGACTTAAATCATCCAGGTGGACAAATATTATATAACTTTTTAAAGGAACAATTTCCTGAATATTTGATAGGCAACTCTATAAAATGGAACTTTACTAAATTTTTAGTAGATAAAGAAGGTAATGTAGCTGGTAGATTTGAGCCTACAACTGAACCTTTAGCTATGGTTTCTGAAATAGAAAAACTATTATAAAAAGTTAACTAAGCAGGTGATACAATGATTAAAAAAGAAAAAAAACTAGATCTTTTAATAATAGGCTCAGGACCAGCAGGCCTAACAGCAGCTATTTATGCAGCAAGACTTAAACTTAAAACTTTAATTCTTGAAGATGAATTAGTTGGTGGACAAATAAAAGATGCATATACAGTTGAAAATTATCCTGGCTTTATTTCCATCAGTGGATCAGACTTAATTGATAAAATTCAAAATCAAGCTATAAACTATGGTGTGGAAATAGATGAATTTGATAAAATAGTATCTGTAAAACTTACAAATAACGAAAAAATTATTGAGACTAAAAGCTATATATATAAACCTAAAGCAGTAATAATAGCAGCAGGAGCTAAAAAAAGAGAATTACCAATATCTGAAGAAAAAAATTTCCACGGAAAAGGAATTCATTATTGTGAACTATGCGATGGACACTTATATGAAGGAAAACATATTGCAGTTGTAGGTGGTGGAAATTCAGCAGTTCAAGCCGCTAACTTTTTATCAAAATATGCCAAAAAAATAACATTGATCCATAAAAGAAATTACTTACGGGCAGATAAAAAAAATCAACAAGAATTATTTGACAACAAAAAAGTGGAAATTTTATGGAATTCTAAAATACAACATGCAATTGGAGATAATAAATTAGAAGCTGTTCTTATTGAAAATGAAAAAGAAACTTACAAATTAGATTTAGATGGTATCTTTGTATATATAGGAGTAACTCCTAGAACTGATTTATATAAAGATTATTTAAATTTGAATAGCTCTGGTAACATTGAAGCAAGTGAAACTTGTGAAACTAATATAAAAGGTGTTTTTGCAGCTGGTGATGTTCGAACTAAACCTTTTAGACAATTAACAACAGCTGTAAGTGATGGTACAACAGCTGCATTAATGGCAGAAAAATATATAAAAAATGAGTATTAATTTTAAAAATGAGGTGATTTTATGGTAAAAGTATATTCAATGTCTGATTGCCCTTGGTGTAAAAAGGCAAAAACTTATCTTAGCACTAAAGGAATAGATTATATAGATATAAATGTTGAAAAAGATATAGCTGGAAGAAAAGAATTGCTTGAAATATCAAAGCAACAAAATGTGCCAACAATAAATATAAATGGCAATATAGTTGTTGGATTTGATAAAGATAAAATAGATGAATACTTAAATTTGTAAACTTCCTAATAATGATGTAAAATGTTATAGAAAATATTTTACATCATTATTAATTTGCAAGGTTGTGATAATATATGAATTATGAATCATTAAAATTGGATAATCAATTATGTTTTGCACTATATGCTTGTGCCAAAGAAGTAACTAGAATTTACAAACCACTCCTTGATAAATTTGGTATAACTTATACTCAATATATTACTTTACTAGTACTTTGGGAACATGACAACATAACTGTAAAAGAGCTTGGAAAAAAGCTTCACTTAGATTCTGGAACCCTTACACCTTTATTAAAAAAACTTGAAAATATGAAATTATTAGAAAGATTAAGAGATACTCATGATGAAAGAAATGTATATATTAAATTAACTGATAAAGGTGTAAATATGCGAGATGAAGCTTTGGAAATACCAAAAAAAATGTTTTGCAGTACAGGCATTTCCATAGAAGAAGCCTCAAACTTAAAGGATAAACTAAAAAACTTATTAAATAATTTAGATGAAAAAGCATAGGATTCTATTCATTACTTAGAATCCTATGCTTTTGTTATACTTTAAATATTCTTATTTACTACTTAATTATGAATAGTATTTTTAATTCTGCAAACTATATAAATTGAAATATTTATATAGAATGGGGAATTAACATGAAAATAGGACTTGTAAGACACTTTAAAGTAGATTTAAAAAGAAATTCTTTTATGTCATCGAAAACATATAACGAATACATGAACAAATATGAAGAAACAAGAGTTATTCCTAACGAATTAGTCATAGATAAAATTTGGGATAAATGTTACTGCAGTAGTATGGAAAGAGCTATTACCACTGCAAAAACTATATATCATGGAAATATA harbors:
- a CDS encoding glutathione peroxidase, whose translation is MSIYDYKVIGIDGEEISLEKYKGKVLIIANTASKCGFTPQYADLEKLYNEYNKQGLEILGFPCNQFAGQEPGNNKEVKNFCQLNYGVSFPLFEKINVRGASAHPLFKYLSEEIPFKGLDLNHPGGQILYNFLKEQFPEYLIGNSIKWNFTKFLVDKEGNVAGRFEPTTEPLAMVSEIEKLL
- a CDS encoding L-2-amino-thiazoline-4-carboxylic acid hydrolase, encoding MSNLKSSENPEVRYAKLMAELYYFMAHEMVERMGKDSGGEAISSAINKFGEARVKAMKAEANERGLDEDDITTYSAVRDMPSTGWKYSNNNHLEITYCPMGDIWSQYGKAGMEVGHLYCAIDNILFESFGMKLERPYCIAKGDKVCKFNLEKL
- a CDS encoding MarR family winged helix-turn-helix transcriptional regulator codes for the protein MINDEDVKIVDAAIHELIYKMMSSNFMNEYSDKTKGISMVDFRVLRVVTENPGKQIKDLLNILKIPNSTLTSVINRLEKRGILKRVISAEDRRSFNLEITDLGKDIQDEHMKFDYAVARKYLEATESEEEKKFLIKFLKKLAGSI
- a CDS encoding MarR family winged helix-turn-helix transcriptional regulator, whose translation is MNYESLKLDNQLCFALYACAKEVTRIYKPLLDKFGITYTQYITLLVLWEHDNITVKELGKKLHLDSGTLTPLLKKLENMKLLERLRDTHDERNVYIKLTDKGVNMRDEALEIPKKMFCSTGISIEEASNLKDKLKNLLNNLDEKA
- a CDS encoding 2Fe-2S iron-sulfur cluster-binding protein, which encodes MRVKVYRFESTLENSEHYDYFDVPVVFKEKWTVMNVLDYIQEHCDSSLSYYKHSTCGHGICGRCTLMINGKPALACTHIVEDDKEIVLEPLKGKKLIKDLVTK
- a CDS encoding GH3 auxin-responsive promoter family protein encodes the protein MIREGIITSIISKILYKISIEGGGAVKRNFDKETKNSREVNEKVLFKILKLNCKSEIGIRLEFKNIKSIDRFKTQVPLTEYPYYENYIERMANGDKKVLIGDDIEYFGHTSGTTGKQKLIPVTKRSRKIASKYMALLINKYSYDNFKENWNYGKGLMIADMVMTTYTKSGIPICSATSGGMNGIKRILPYLYTSPIEVMKIKDRETALYLHLLFALREVGLLYIGGVFISNILDLFRVLESKYESLVRDIRRGRISNNLDIDENTRWKLNKLLSPNAGRAYQLECEFKKGFKGISKRIWPDLLYIITVTGANFSIYDEKVNYYTNSLTIYSPGYAATEAMIGINPYVNKIRYIIIPDTVFYEFILVENGKSNINHTFCLDELKIGKKYEIVITNYAGFYRYRIGDVIKVVGFYNNCPEVEFLYRKNQVLNMSAEKTNEGHLANSIRNTMRNLNLNLVDYSTIPDNSVTPGKYIFYFEFEDFIPDYKVKLIEKTLDSELRKSNLAYDRARNNRRLDKLKVILLKPNTFNLVREALFNKGISKNQIKIPRVIIDNKTILDVVNKNICR
- a CDS encoding glutaredoxin domain-containing protein; protein product: MVKVYSMSDCPWCKKAKTYLSTKGIDYIDINVEKDIAGRKELLEISKQQNVPTININGNIVVGFDKDKIDEYLNL
- a CDS encoding NAD(P)/FAD-dependent oxidoreductase, which gives rise to MKKEKKLDLLIIGSGPAGLTAAIYAARLKLKTLILEDELVGGQIKDAYTVENYPGFISISGSDLIDKIQNQAINYGVEIDEFDKIVSVKLTNNEKIIETKSYIYKPKAVIIAAGAKKRELPISEEKNFHGKGIHYCELCDGHLYEGKHIAVVGGGNSAVQAANFLSKYAKKITLIHKRNYLRADKKNQQELFDNKKVEILWNSKIQHAIGDNKLEAVLIENEKETYKLDLDGIFVYIGVTPRTDLYKDYLNLNSSGNIEASETCETNIKGVFAAGDVRTKPFRQLTTAVSDGTTAALMAEKYIKNEY